A segment of the Pochonia chlamydosporia 170 chromosome Unknown PCv3seq00013, whole genome shotgun sequence genome:
ACTGTATGAGCGGACGATGCATGAGTAGTAGATACGGATAAATACGAGATTTAATTTTATTGTTCAATTACCCTCTATGCTGTGTTGATGGTTTTACTTGTAATCAGGCATGTTGTAATGACGCCCATGTCAGAGTGTGCAATGCTCAACGCTTATTATCTGTTCacttcaatgtcaacaatTAAGTCGACTTTCGCCCGGTATTCATCTCTTTATTGTTCGTGGCTGTCCAACTCTTATGAAATTACAACCGCCTCCAGCTTCCCAGTGAGTTCCAGTTCAGGCTTGGCATCCGCATGTTtatcctcatcgtcctcctctCCAGCCCCTTCACCAATTTTCGCCCCCCTCGGCCGCCAATAAATAGCAGTACTCGAAAAAGTAAGCCCATCGTCCGGAAACTGAAACTTCTCATACCTCTCGtgcattgacttgactccCCGCATCAACGCCGGTTCCTGAAGCATAAGCCTAGACTCATCAGCACACATGTAGGCTACGTTCACATATACACAACTTACTCATCCCACGTATCCCAGTCTGTGCCCACGAAAATGGCAGGCAAGTTCGTATCCAGAGCCTCCTGGTACAATTCTCGGTATAAATGGACCCCATAGAGGAGCGAGTCGTCTGTTATGGATTGGCATGCAACGGGATGGTCTACCACGCGGTGTCCTTTTGTTGTGAGGAACTGCTTTTCCGGTTCTGTGAAGAGTGGTTCTTGGAAGATGCATTCTAttttgttggtggtgaattTTTCTAGGCCATGTTAGTTGTGTCTTTTGCGGGAGATGATGACGTTCAAGTACCTAATTCTTCAACCATGGCTACAAAAGCAATGTACTGGCGATATGTTCTCCGCTTGGTCTCCCAAGAGTCATCGTGGGGATCAAAAGTGCCTAGGCCTAGGCAAATTGCCTTGTTCACCGGTGAAAGATTCCGTCCATTGGAGGCGATGAGTTTACGGAGGGATATGCAGCATGGAGATGTCGACCAGTCTTGTTTGATTTGGAGGTATTCAGTTTCAATTTCTTGGGGGGATTTTAATGGCCCCGTCCGCTGTGGCAGTTTAGGAGGGAGAGGGCGTTTGCGAGTTTTCTTGGGTTTAGGGAACGTCCAATCTTGGTCGGAAGGAGGGGGGAGTTGGTCGGGGCCAGACATTGTGGATGTGGTTTGAAGTGATAGCGACGGATGTTGCAGTACTCACttctgatgttgatggtggagATGATTGGGACGAAATTTTCTCCAGGGTAGGTGGTTCTAGGGGTGAGCATTTTCCGTGTTGTTCCTCGGCTAACAGTGGTCAACATGATTCCATTTTATTGCATCATCTGTTTGATTGTTTATAATTACGTACATGATTGAGTGTTAAAATCTCACCTTAGACTGGAAACGCTACGACGAGTTTTGTGAAATGCTGTagttgtgttgttggtttgagGTCAACTCTCCCCACAGTCACTCATATCCACCAGACAATGTGGCAGGcatttcatcaccaacatcaacatccaatATCGGTCGCCTGCAGCTCGGCTGTCACCCGGATTGGGGGCTAAAAATGGCAGTTCAGCAAAACGAGTGGATTAATTCAACCATCGCATGTACAGTATTATTCCCATCTGAACAGACTGGAAGCAATCTCTCACCATGCTCGTTTGACATGCAACAAGAAACCTGCGTGGTTGagcatgatggaggaggagtgatcaaccacatcaaatGCTGATTGGCTGCCTCCTCCCGCCCCCCGctccaccacatcaccaacgGGCGCTTAAACACTCCCACCTCATCCAACCAGAAGTCAAGCATGGCAATTCTCGTCGCATCGTCACAAATGCCTGGTGTCGTCGCATCTCGCAACCGCCGACCCTTTGACCTCTCCATCCAATGACTTTCCCTCCAACACTCAGGGGTGGTCAGTTTAGACCCTTGCTCGTGCTTGCTTCCCGTATGCCGGCTGCCAAATCagaatcatcatcaccgccagcCTGCAATTCCCCTCCTCTCTCTCATGTTTCCTCTTCGTTGGCGAAGTCAATATCAACGCAACAAAAGCTTGGACATGCTCCCCTGCTGTAGTATTTCTCTACTTCCATGCCCCCCAGATGAAATAGTTCCGTAGAAATTCTTCTAGACAGCCCGATTCGTCACCCGCATGCATGGGGAACTGCATATTGGGCGTCTGGATAACCCGGCATGATTCCAGTCCTGTGCTCTCTTCCCATTTGAGCACAACTCACTTTTTGCCGCTCAAAGCTCCCACAGGAATCAGTGTGGTCTCACAAACGGGCCCTTTTTAACATACCTCTACCCCCCCATTTGAGCCTTTTCCATTCAGCCCCTTCTTGATCTTTATTCCCTGTGCGCAGCATCTTGCCGGATACCTTTTTTTCGTTGCTGTTAGAATCGTGCTTGCAGGTCTGTAGCTGGGCTGGCTCTAGCTACGAGTATCGCGAATACCCTCATACCGAAAATACGAAACGTTTAGAAGTTGCTCTTGTGCTGAGCAAACTCTGTCAAACGGGCCGTGTGCCGcgacaaaaaaagaagaaagaatcAGTTGCGACGTATACTTGGATATCAGCCCCATCTTCATACCACCAACATgttcttcaccttcatcaTACTGGCCTTTGCGGCCATCACTTCAGCCCACAGCGTCATTTCATATCCCGGCTGGAGAGGGAACTCTCTTATCACGAACGACACATTTCCCTACGGAATGCAGTGGATGTATCCATGTACGTATCAAACACTCACACCATTCTACACTCGATATCCCcatcacaaaacaccacccaTCACAACCGCCAACAAGCATGAACTAACAAACACAGGCGGCGGAATAGGAACCACCAAAAACCGCACATACTGGCCCACCACCGGCGGCGCCCTCGCCTTCCAACCCGGCTGGTTCAGAGGCCACTCCCTCGCCGTCATCTACGTCAACCTCGGCTTTGGCACCGACGGCCCGGACAACGGACCACAAAACATGTCCAACCCCATGGTTCACCCCTTCACCATCCAGGGTCCCACAAACAATCCATACCCAGGCACAATCTGCCTCCCGCAAATACCGCTCCCCGCGAACGCGAGCGTCAAGGCCGGCGACCTGGCAACCATTCAGCTCGTCGAGCTGGCTCAGCACGGAGCCGCCTTGTACTCTGTAAGTTTTCCTTCCCCAGCACAAGATGAACTGTATCTAATAATACCAGTGcgtcgacatcatcttcGCTGAGCCAGGGGACCCCAAGATTGGCGAGGTCAATGAAACGAACTGCTTCAACTCGACGGCCATCGGATTCGCAGACATGTACACTATTGCGAGCAAGAATTCCGGAAGCGACAGCTACATCACATCGGGGGCTAGTTCCCTACGAGCACTGAGCTGGATGGGATATGTGCCCCTCGCCATTGCCGGCTTGCTAGCTGTGTTGTAAGCGAAACGTTTGCTCGGCGAAGGTACTTGAAGGAAGAGGCTGGGAAAGATGTCGTGTAAATAATGGGATCAAGGGAAGAAACTCTCCTGCAGATGAGATGTTTTATGCTTTCTTTACATGGTTGTTGGATTTGGGTAAACACATGTGGCATTCGCAATGGAGTTTTTGGGCGCCGGGATGGCAAAGTAATGGCATTTACAATGCAATGATTTCAAGCTTTATGACATTTCATATTTTCTCAAGTTCTTTTTCAAGATGCAAATAACTGCGTATTTGATTAGCCAACCCTCTGTTGACAGCCTGAATTGATGCACGAGACATGGCACATGCGGGACAGTTCCTCAAATGTATATCACAAACGACATCGGTGTGATTGTCATGCGCTGTGCAAGTCTATCTCATATGAATCATTTCTCTATGTAGTAATTTCCCTTCATGATACCAAAGCTAGGCATTCATTTGCAACAGATTTGACTCTATCCTCTGAACCTCGATCCTTTGCGCCGCGAACCCACCCAATGATGTCCAGCCCGCTCGCCTCCTGCTTAGACGTCGCCAACACCGTGCCCAGCGCAACCAGTCCTCGGTACAACACCTCAGAGTCGGACTGGCCTTCGAGTACTGCGCCAAGCACAATAACGAGACGTCTTCGCTGCTCCGGACTCAGCAATTTCTCCTTGTTGACAAGGACAGCCAGGTTGATGGCTGAAGTTGTAACAGCAATCAACACATTGCGGTTAAATTTTCCGATGGCTTGTCCACCTTTGACTCCTGTGAGACGTTCGAGATAGGTAATACTCTTGTCGGCTTGCGAGCTTATCAGACTTCGCCCATCCGCGGTACTAAACAAATTGGCAATTGTGCGAGCGCCCATCATGACAGCATTTTCGTTAGGCTGGGCATCAGCCTCAATGGAGCATGTCGTGGCCAGGTCCAACACCGATCCATACTGCCCATCCGATAATTGCGCAACTGAGGGGAATCTGGCGATGCAACGGAGCAAATCGAGGCCCGCGAGGCGATCTGAATATGGCCATTGTGTCACAATTCTGACCACAAGCTCTAGCGATTTAACAGGAATCGGCCGACGTGCCTCTAAAGCCTCGCGAAGTGACAACAATACAGACTCTTCTCCAGGATTCAAGGCCGCGTCCTTTCGGCCTGACGAGACGAGATTTTTGTTGACGGTTAAAATCTTTGTGAACATGCCTGCCAACTCTGTTAGAGCCATGGGTGAACAATCAATGAGCGAGATGGTATTCACTTACCCTCGTACTTCGCAGCCGAGATGCTGAGATATTCCTCTTGAGGTATTACTTTGGGCTGTGATGTAGCCTCTCCTGGCCGATATCGCTGTTCTGTTCCATAAGGATCCGGTCCAGAACTTTCGGTCTGGCCGAGTGTTGCGCCTTTGGTGTTTTCGATGATAAAATTGGCCACATTATCAAGGTAGGTGTTTGGTAGCTCGTTGTCACTGAGAAATTTAGTCGCTCGCTCGTAGGGATTCTCGGAAAGGTTGTAAGGTAGTTTTAACGGTGGCTTTCCGTCCTCGATGTCAACGTCAAAAACGTAGTCATACGACTTTCCATCATACTGAACTTTGCGACCCGTGCTGCCTACAGCGTCAACCACGGTACCAACATTGATCCATTGCTGTTGGCTCATGGACCATTGATGCGCTGTGACGTTGCCGTTCTCCTCTTTGATCATTTGCACCTGTCCCTCCTTCGTACCCGATTTGGTTGTTAAGAACTCGGGCCCTGgaagcttctccttgttgatgtTCCCTAACTGCTGTTGGGGAATGGCTGAAGACTTGACAGACGCCTCGAATTCGGACAGGGTCTCCTGATCAGCCACCTGATCGGGTCTTCGGGTAAAGACGCGGGCGATACTATCGCTGGCACCTGTTACAATATCGCCAGTGTCGTGGTTTGCAGAAACTGTCCATACTGAGATGGCTGGATGGGTAATTGTCTGTATACATTCGGTCCCTTTCCAAATTCGCACAGTTCGGTCCTCGCCAGAGCTAACCAATTCGCCAGACGGCAAGCTAGCCAAACTATAAACAAAGCTCTCATGGCCGTGCAACTCTCCAACTTGCTGCCCATTCAACTTCCACAGCCTGACGGTACCGTCGTTGCTGGCGCTGGCAATGTCAGCCCCGGTGGGATGGTTCTTGGGAACTTTGCAGAGAGCCCGCACAACGTCAGGTGTATATATGGTAGACTTGGGCTGTACTTCGCCTGCAGTAGATTGGCTGAGATCAAATATGCGAATGTTCTTGTCGGCGCAACCAGTGACGGCAGTGTTGTCGTCGAGTGCCACAACACTCCAAACAGCCATGCCCTCATGCCCGCCAAGCGTTAGAACTGTCTCCCACTTTTGCAAATTCCAAACGCGTGCCTgcccatcccatccaccagAAAGCAAGTATGCGCCGCTTGGGGCTACGTCGAGGGTGCAAACGTTGTTTGCGTGCCCTATCAGCAATCGTTCGGCATGGTCGGtggaggcggctgttggCGACTTTACTTCGATGACGGTGTCCTTTCCACCAGAGATGACTAGGCCATTTGGATGGTCGGCAGAGGATGGAAAGAAAGCCACAGAGTTGACATATTCGGAGCCGCGGCTGACCAGTGTTCCTTCGAAAGAGGGCGGCGTTTGAGGCCCTCGAGACCATTTACGGACGGTGCAATCTCTTGAGACGGAGAGGACGACGTCAGGGGATGCGAAAGCGACGGATCTCACCTGCGTAGGGAATGTCAGTTGGAGTCAGAACCTCTAGAATCCCGCGAGGGCTTGGGGCTTGTATCTGCCGAAAAACTTACGTCTGCTTCATGGCCGATGAGCTGTGCAGACAGCTTGAAGTCTTGCGCCATGTTGGTAGTGCTATGTCGCAAGGGTGAAGCGATGGATGCTCCCCAGCTGGGTTTGGTTGGGCAATGTTTTTTAAGTTGCAAAACGTGAGATAAAAAAGCAGTAGACTTCTTAAGTTGGTATGAAGAGGTAGGGTCTGCTTATTCAGTGACGTCGACGTGGTCACTGGCGGAGTCGGAGCTTGGTGGAGCTATCATTGATCTGATGGAGCAACAAGTGGGCGAATTGAGAATTGAGGGACAAATGTCGTGGCACAGTCCTCACAAGCTAAACAGAGGGTCGAACGCAGGGGCTGTATACggaggaaaaggaagaaCAGACATagaacaccagacagaaaCAGATCTGCAGGAATGTTGACTACTCCGTGATCCGGAGCAGTGGAACAACGGGCAGCCAGAGATGGACGGTGATGGAATCTCGGAGAGTTCAAGTGCAGTCAACATGGAGGGTCAACGTATGGAGTAGGGGATTCATTGATCGCATGTTGCCGCCGCAGCCCAAATTATGGGGCAGAGACGGTTCCATTGCGGTTTCCATTCACTTGAGCAGTTGAGGTGCTCGTGCCTGGCAGCTGTCCGGTGCTGGATGGGAAAGTGCGACCAGGCCAGATGGCACATGCCTGGCAATTTGGGGGAAACTACCCCGCCTGCTGTGGCTCAACTGTGATTTGGAACCTTCCGACATCCCTCCCCTCCAAAAATGAAAAGCACCTTGGCTTAGGAACCGGGGTAGTTAGCTTTAATAGCACTTAGTGCCATTTATTACAGTACGTCTCTCGTGGATGTCGATACTAGACAGTACGTAAAATAAAGGTGAATTACACTTTAGCAAAGTCCCCCCAAAAATTCAGAGTGTCAACCGTCACCGGTCGTGGACCTTTCCAGCATTGGGGATGTGACCAGAGGTGCATTCGGTCCACAATCAGCCACCCAGACCATGAACTATCCTTGCGCTTTCATTTACAGTCTGGTACACGCACCAGACCCAACCAGAATTGACGCCACATGTGCCTTgcaccttcttctccattctGTAGCCCCACGCCTTGCTGGAACATGTTTCGCCCACCGCCCACCCAAATGGCAACCGCCAGGTCTGGCGCTATTACTCCATGAACATTTTGGCCAAGTTTTTATTCTTGACTGACTGCCAGGCCGCTTTTCATCATTGTCCACTCTCCCTACCCAGGGCCACTCCGACAACATATTGAGCCCCCCGCTGGCCATCGGCAAACGTCCTCAGCTGGCATCACGTTCATTTCCCGCGGTTCGAGGACGCAAGGACCGAGTAGTCACCcacctacggagtacttcaTTTGTTTCCATCCCGGACGAATCCAATCCTGTGCCTCTGGACCGTCTCGACCAGACTTCAAAGTCACTCCTTTCGGCCCTGTGTTTCCTTTTTTGCTACGATTTCACGACTGAAACGACGCTACAATTACGATACTTGCCCCCGAAAGATTAGACTACGACTTCAAAAGTTCTTACGATTGCTATAACTTGTCTGCACCCTGTCCGTCGAATCTGCCTCCTTTTGTGGGAAACCTTTCGCCCCTAGACTATTAAATCTGCGACCGAAACCAAACACACCTTGTACAATAATTCTCGCCCCGAAAAATGGCCTCCGAACCACCACGGCAATATGTACCGCTGACCTGCCATGGCCACTCACGCCCTGTTCCTCACATGAGCTTCTCACACCTGGAAAAGGAGGAAACATATTACATGATCTCCGCATGCAAAGGTTGGTATGCCACTTTGCTGTTGTTTCACCCGGCAACATGAGACG
Coding sequences within it:
- a CDS encoding SRR1 domain-containing protein, coding for MSGPDQLPPPSDQDWTFPKPKKTRKRPLPPKLPQRTGPLKSPQEIETEYLQIKQDWSTSPCCISLRKLIASNGRNLSPVNKAICLGLGTFDPHDDSWETKRRTYRQYIAFVAMVEELEKFTTNKIECIFQEPLFTEPEKQFLTTKGHRVVDHPVACQSITDDSLLYGVHLYRELYQEALDTNLPAIFVGTDWDTWDELMLQEPALMRGVKSMHERYEKFQFPDDGLTFSSTAIYWRPRGAKIGEGAGEEDDEDKHADAKPELELTGKLEAVVIS
- a CDS encoding GPI anchored protein (similar to Togninia minima UCRPA7 XP_007917001.1), which codes for MFFTFIILAFAAITSAHSVISYPGWRGNSLITNDTFPYGMQWMYPCGGIGTTKNRTYWPTTGGALAFQPGWFRGHSLAVIYVNLGFGTDGPDNGPQNMSNPMVHPFTIQGPTNNPYPGTICLPQIPLPANASVKAGDLATIQLVELAQHGAALYSCVDIIFAEPGDPKIGEVNETNCFNSTAIGFADMYTIASKNSGSDSYITSGASSLRALSWMGYVPLAIAGLLAVL
- a CDS encoding polyubiquitin binding protein (similar to Coccidioides immitis RS XP_001242917.1) translates to MAQDFKLSAQLIGHEADVRSVAFASPDVVLSVSRDCTVRKWSRGPQTPPSFEGTLVSRGSEYVNSVAFFPSSADHPNGLVISGGKDTVIEVKSPTAASTDHAERLLIGHANNVCTLDVAPSGAYLLSGGWDGQARVWNLQKWETVLTLGGHEGMAVWSVVALDDNTAVTGCADKNIRIFDLSQSTAGEVQPKSTIYTPDVVRALCKVPKNHPTGADIASASNDGTVRLWKLNGQQVGELHGHESFVYSLASLPSGELVSSGEDRTVRIWKGTECIQTITHPAISVWTVSANHDTGDIVTGASDSIARVFTRRPDQVADQETLSEFEASVKSSAIPQQQLGNINKEKLPGPEFLTTKSGTKEGQVQMIKEENGNVTAHQWSMSQQQWINVGTVVDAVGSTGRKVQYDGKSYDYVFDVDIEDGKPPLKLPYNLSENPYERATKFLSDNELPNTYLDNVANFIIENTKGATLGQTESSGPDPYGTEQRYRPGEATSQPKVIPQEEYLSISAAKYEGMFTKILTVNKNLVSSGRKDAALNPGEESVLLSLREALEARRPIPVKSLELVVRIVTQWPYSDRLAGLDLLRCIARFPSVAQLSDGQYGSVLDLATTCSIEADAQPNENAVMMGARTIANLFSTADGRSLISSQADKSITYLERLTGVKGGQAIGKFNRNVLIAVTTSAINLAVLVNKEKLLSPEQRRRLVIVLGAVLEGQSDSEVLYRGLVALGTVLATSKQEASGLDIIGWVRGAKDRGSEDRVKSVANECLALVS